One genomic window of Niveibacterium sp. SC-1 includes the following:
- a CDS encoding chromate transporter has protein sequence MNPPPLLTLFLSCCALSLAAVGGANSIVPELHRHTVELNHWMSSSEFAALYAIASTSPGPNVLVVTLIGWQLAGYPGALVATLGICGPSSLLAYGLSRVWDRFAHSPWRRAIQRTLMPLTIGLILGSGTLLTRAAAQDWRGVVLAGVAAAVYWRGRFNPLWVLGGGAVAGLIGGI, from the coding sequence ATGAATCCGCCGCCACTGCTCACGCTTTTCCTTTCCTGCTGCGCGCTTTCGCTCGCGGCCGTGGGCGGGGCGAACTCGATCGTGCCGGAGCTGCATCGCCACACAGTCGAGCTCAATCACTGGATGAGCAGCAGCGAGTTCGCCGCGCTCTACGCGATCGCCTCGACCTCGCCCGGCCCCAACGTGCTGGTGGTGACCCTGATCGGCTGGCAGCTCGCCGGCTACCCCGGCGCGCTGGTCGCGACGCTGGGGATCTGCGGGCCCTCCTCCCTGCTCGCCTACGGGCTCTCGCGGGTGTGGGACCGTTTCGCCCACTCACCCTGGCGCCGCGCGATCCAGCGCACGCTGATGCCGCTGACCATCGGGCTCATCCTCGGCAGCGGCACCCTGCTCACCCGCGCGGCGGCGCAGGACTGGCGCGGCGTCGTGCTCGCCGGCGTGGCCGCCGCCGTCTATTGGCGTGGCCGCTTCAATCCGCTGTGGGTGCTGGGCGGTGGGGCGGTGGCCGGCTTGATAGGCGGCATTTGA
- the phaC gene encoding class I poly(R)-hydroxyalkanoic acid synthase produces MSAAKQTDKPAEALELPDPKAVAKTYAEVAQRSARLLGEHLKRQMSRGITPPDDEFGIAQAFMEMASRLMANPYKLAQANMNLAWDYMALWQHSWMRFLGMSGAPVAAPAKDDKRFRDQEWQDHFLFDYIKQSYLISARHVHDVVSSVEGLDEIARKKVNFFTRQYMDALSPTNFALTNPEVFRETVRTGGQNLVRGLNNLLRDIEDGDGQLKVKMTDTSAFELGKNVATTPGKVVAQTELMQLIQYTPTTENVAKRPLLIVPPWINKYYILDLREKNSLIKWAVDQGQTVFVVSWVNPDEQLATKGFDDYVKDGILAAVDAIEKQTGEKEINAAAYCLGGTLLATSLAYMAAKKDKRIASATFFTTLTDFSAPGELGVFVDDAQVANLEKKMAERGYLEGSEMANTFNLLRSNDLIWSFVVNNYLMGRDPFPFDLLYWNSDSTRMPAKMHSFYLRRMYIDNDLVKPCGIQIDGTDIDLSTIKIPSYFISTVEDHIAPWKTTYKGARVFGSTNKRFVLGGSGHIAGIVNPPAANKYGFWINDAKTLPEDPDDWHAGATQHPGSWWTDWKAWLDTQDSETVPARDPAKGKLKALEDAPGSFVKARLDKTKKAA; encoded by the coding sequence ATGTCTGCAGCCAAGCAAACCGACAAGCCGGCCGAAGCCCTGGAGCTCCCGGATCCCAAGGCAGTCGCCAAAACCTATGCCGAGGTCGCGCAGCGTTCGGCACGCCTGCTCGGCGAGCACCTCAAGCGGCAGATGAGCCGCGGGATCACGCCGCCGGACGACGAGTTCGGCATCGCGCAGGCTTTCATGGAGATGGCCAGTCGTCTGATGGCCAATCCCTACAAGCTCGCGCAGGCCAACATGAACCTTGCCTGGGACTACATGGCCCTGTGGCAGCACTCCTGGATGCGCTTCCTCGGCATGTCGGGCGCGCCGGTGGCCGCACCCGCCAAGGACGACAAGCGCTTCCGCGACCAGGAATGGCAGGACCATTTCCTTTTCGACTACATCAAGCAGAGCTACCTGATCTCCGCCCGCCACGTCCATGACGTGGTGAGCAGCGTCGAAGGCCTGGACGAGATCGCACGCAAGAAGGTGAACTTCTTCACCCGCCAGTACATGGATGCGCTCTCGCCCACCAACTTCGCGCTCACCAATCCGGAGGTCTTCCGCGAGACCGTGCGTACCGGCGGGCAAAACCTGGTGCGCGGGCTCAACAACCTCTTGCGTGACATCGAGGACGGCGACGGCCAGCTCAAGGTCAAGATGACCGACACCAGCGCCTTCGAGCTGGGCAAGAACGTCGCCACCACGCCGGGCAAGGTCGTGGCCCAGACCGAGCTGATGCAGCTGATCCAGTACACGCCGACCACCGAGAACGTGGCCAAGCGGCCGCTCTTGATCGTGCCGCCCTGGATCAACAAGTACTACATCCTCGACCTGCGCGAGAAGAACTCGCTGATCAAGTGGGCGGTGGACCAGGGCCAGACCGTGTTCGTCGTTTCCTGGGTGAACCCGGACGAACAGCTCGCGACCAAGGGCTTCGACGACTATGTGAAGGACGGCATCCTCGCCGCGGTCGACGCGATCGAGAAGCAGACCGGCGAGAAGGAGATCAACGCCGCCGCCTATTGCCTGGGTGGCACCCTGCTCGCCACCTCGCTCGCCTACATGGCGGCGAAGAAGGACAAGCGCATCGCCTCGGCGACCTTCTTCACCACGCTGACCGACTTCTCCGCGCCGGGTGAACTGGGCGTGTTCGTCGACGACGCACAGGTCGCCAACCTCGAGAAGAAGATGGCCGAGCGCGGCTACCTGGAAGGCAGCGAGATGGCCAACACCTTCAACCTGCTGCGCTCCAACGACCTGATCTGGTCCTTCGTGGTGAACAACTACCTGATGGGCCGCGATCCCTTCCCCTTCGACCTGCTCTACTGGAACTCGGATTCCACCCGCATGCCGGCGAAGATGCACAGCTTCTACCTGCGCCGCATGTACATCGACAACGACCTGGTGAAGCCCTGCGGCATCCAGATCGACGGCACGGACATCGATCTCTCGACGATCAAGATCCCGAGCTACTTCATCTCCACGGTGGAAGACCATATCGCGCCCTGGAAGACCACCTACAAGGGCGCGCGCGTCTTTGGCAGCACCAACAAGCGCTTCGTGCTGGGCGGCTCCGGCCATATCGCCGGCATCGTCAATCCGCCGGCCGCCAACAAGTACGGCTTCTGGATCAACGACGCCAAGACCCTGCCCGAGGACCCGGATGACTGGCACGCTGGCGCGACCCAGCATCCCGGCTCCTGGTGGACCGACTGGAAGGCCTGGCTGGACACCCAGGACAGCGAGACCGTGCCGGCGCGCGATCCGGCCAAGGGCAAGCTCAAGGCGCTGGAAGATGCGCCCGGCAGCTTCGTGAAGGCGCGCCTGGACAAGACGAAGAAGGCCGCCTGA
- a CDS encoding MBL fold metallo-hydrolase, whose protein sequence is MHRDFLSFPFDVTPVAGALARVAPGVRWLRFPLPFALDHINLWLIEEADGYALVDTGYGDATTRDLWEGVLAVLERPLTRIVLTHAHPDHIGNAAWLAQRFGIPVYASLGEYLWAHAMRDNGAGHGATSMANYFRRHGLDAVRADAQETRGNVYARGVPELPRSFLRLIDGDTLELGGRSWEVIAGYGHSAEHLAFYCAQDEVLISGDMLLPRISTNVSAPLNMPQEDAVTRYLTSVARFAALPENTLVLPSHGRPFRGAALRVRQLAAHHEARCGELVAALTQPKSAAELLPVLFPRELDRHQLMFAMGEAIAHLNHLAARGLIRPVADEGDVLRFEKTAALRPLVE, encoded by the coding sequence ATGCACCGCGACTTCCTCAGCTTCCCTTTTGATGTCACGCCCGTGGCCGGCGCGCTCGCCCGCGTGGCGCCCGGCGTGCGCTGGCTGCGCTTTCCGCTGCCTTTCGCGCTGGATCACATCAATCTGTGGCTGATCGAGGAAGCCGATGGCTATGCCCTGGTCGACACCGGCTATGGCGATGCCACCACCCGCGACCTCTGGGAAGGCGTGCTGGCGGTGCTGGAGAGGCCGCTCACGCGGATCGTCCTGACCCATGCCCATCCGGACCATATCGGCAATGCGGCCTGGCTGGCGCAGCGCTTCGGGATCCCGGTGTATGCGAGCCTGGGCGAATACCTGTGGGCACACGCCATGCGCGACAACGGCGCCGGCCACGGCGCCACCTCGATGGCCAACTACTTCCGCCGCCACGGCCTGGATGCCGTGCGGGCCGACGCCCAGGAAACCCGCGGCAATGTGTACGCCCGCGGCGTGCCCGAACTGCCGCGCAGCTTCCTGCGCCTGATCGACGGCGACACGCTGGAACTGGGCGGCCGCAGCTGGGAAGTCATCGCCGGCTATGGCCACTCCGCCGAACACCTGGCCTTCTACTGTGCGCAGGACGAGGTGCTGATCTCCGGCGACATGCTGCTGCCGCGCATCTCCACCAATGTGAGCGCGCCGCTCAACATGCCGCAGGAAGATGCGGTGACGCGCTACCTGACCTCGGTCGCGCGTTTTGCCGCCCTGCCCGAAAACACCCTGGTCCTGCCCTCGCACGGCCGGCCGTTCCGCGGCGCGGCCTTGCGCGTACGCCAGCTTGCCGCCCACCATGAGGCCCGTTGTGGCGAACTGGTCGCCGCACTGACCCAACCGAAGAGTGCGGCCGAACTCCTGCCCGTGCTCTTCCCGCGCGAGCTGGACCGGCACCAATTGATGTTCGCCATGGGCGAGGCGATCGCCCATCTCAACCACCTCGCCGCCCGCGGGCTGATCCGCCCCGTGGCCGACGAAGGTGATGTCCTGCGTTTCGAAAAAACCGCCGCCTTGCGGCCCCTGGTGGAGTAA
- a CDS encoding phosphoribosyltransferase family protein: MITSPAELSAPLMELVDRIRREATVIDNQIIKIDHFLNHRIEPRFMTRMGQELAARLAPYQPDLVLTAEASGIAPGVVTAIALDVPAVYAKKYAPMIEPPAYSRIVTSPTKGGETRLVIGKKYLWEGARVVIVDDILSNGHTAAALVEMVREAGAEVLAAVFIMEKHFKGGRGLLEAMDVPVGTLAQVLSATPEHVEVAGA; the protein is encoded by the coding sequence ATGATCACCTCCCCCGCCGAGCTCTCCGCCCCGCTGATGGAACTGGTCGATCGCATCCGCCGTGAAGCCACGGTGATCGACAACCAGATCATCAAGATCGATCACTTCCTCAACCACCGGATCGAGCCGCGCTTCATGACGCGCATGGGCCAGGAGCTGGCCGCGCGGCTGGCGCCCTACCAGCCCGATCTGGTGCTCACCGCGGAGGCAAGCGGCATTGCGCCGGGCGTGGTCACCGCGATCGCGCTGGACGTGCCGGCGGTGTACGCGAAGAAGTACGCGCCGATGATCGAGCCGCCAGCCTATTCGCGCATCGTCACCTCGCCCACCAAGGGCGGCGAGACGCGCCTGGTGATCGGCAAGAAATACCTGTGGGAAGGCGCGCGCGTGGTGATCGTCGACGACATCCTGTCCAACGGCCACACCGCGGCCGCGCTGGTGGAGATGGTGCGTGAGGCGGGCGCCGAGGTGCTGGCGGCGGTCTTCATCATGGAAAAGCACTTCAAGGGCGGACGCGGCCTGCTCGAAGCCATGGACGTGCCGGTCGGCACCCTCGCACAGGTGCTCTCGGCCACGCCGGAGCATGTGGAGGTGGCGGGCGCCTGA
- a CDS encoding dienelactone hydrolase family protein, translated as MSSATRLQESIRTDIDSLTPPAISGRRAFLAGGIATGFALAVQPVCAQTVIKTDAEGLEAGWVKVPSGDIEMDAYRAMPAKGAPFATVLVVQEIFGVHEWMQDICRRLAKAGYLAIAPALYQRQGDPTKIESIAELQSKIVSKVPDAQVIQDLDATAAWAAKNAGDPKRVGITGFCWGGRLVWLYAAHNPQLKAGAAWYGRIEAPESPNNPKHPIDIAAELKVPVLGLYGGKDGGITVDSVEDMQKAVKAAGGKSELVIYPDAGHGFLADYRPSYNKAASEDGWRKMLAWFKSNGL; from the coding sequence ATGAGTTCTGCCACCCGCCTGCAGGAAAGCATCCGCACCGACATCGACAGCCTCACCCCGCCCGCCATCAGTGGCCGGCGTGCCTTCCTCGCCGGTGGCATCGCCACCGGCTTCGCCCTGGCGGTGCAGCCGGTCTGCGCCCAGACCGTGATCAAGACCGACGCCGAAGGCCTGGAGGCCGGCTGGGTCAAGGTGCCATCGGGCGACATCGAGATGGATGCCTATCGCGCCATGCCGGCCAAGGGCGCCCCTTTTGCGACCGTGCTGGTGGTGCAGGAAATCTTCGGCGTGCATGAATGGATGCAGGACATCTGCCGCCGCCTCGCCAAGGCGGGCTACCTCGCGATCGCGCCTGCGCTCTACCAGCGCCAGGGCGATCCGACCAAGATCGAATCGATCGCCGAGCTGCAGTCCAAGATCGTCTCCAAGGTGCCCGATGCACAGGTGATCCAGGACCTGGACGCCACCGCCGCATGGGCGGCGAAGAACGCGGGGGACCCGAAGCGCGTGGGGATCACCGGTTTTTGCTGGGGCGGGCGCCTGGTCTGGCTCTACGCCGCCCACAACCCGCAGCTCAAGGCTGGCGCCGCCTGGTACGGCCGCATCGAGGCGCCGGAGTCGCCCAACAATCCGAAGCATCCGATCGATATCGCGGCCGAGCTCAAGGTGCCGGTGCTCGGCCTCTACGGCGGCAAGGACGGCGGCATCACTGTCGATTCGGTCGAGGACATGCAGAAGGCGGTGAAAGCGGCCGGCGGCAAGTCCGAGCTGGTGATCTATCCGGACGCCGGCCACGGCTTCCTCGCCGACTACCGGCCCAGTTACAACAAGGCTGCGAGCGAGGATGGCTGGCGCAAGATGCTGGCCTGGTTCAAGAGCAACGGGCTCTGA
- a CDS encoding isovaleryl-CoA dehydrogenase, which translates to MAGLDFALGETLDMLRDAVHAFAQEEIAPRAAEIDRNDQFPMDLWRKFGALGVLGITASEEFGGAGLGYLAHIVAMEEISRASASVGLSYAAHSNLCVNQIQRKGNDEQRTRYLPRLISGEHVGALAMSEPDAGSDVVSMRLAARRRNGDYILNGSKMWITNGPDADVLVVYAKTDPAAGARGITAFVVEKGMPGFSVAQKLDKLGMRGSHTGELVFTDCIVPGDHVLGGEGHGVEVLMSGLDYERAVLAAGPLGIMAACMDVVLPYVHERQQFGQAIGEFQLMQGKLADMYSTWQACRAYVYAVGAACDRGEHSRSLRKDAAGAILYAAEKATWMAGEAIQTLGGNGYVQDYPTGRLWRDAKLYEIGAGTSEIRRMLIGRELFEESR; encoded by the coding sequence ATGGCCGGACTGGATTTCGCGCTGGGAGAAACCCTGGACATGTTGCGCGACGCGGTGCACGCGTTCGCGCAGGAAGAGATCGCGCCGCGCGCGGCCGAGATCGATCGCAACGACCAGTTCCCGATGGACCTCTGGCGCAAGTTCGGCGCGCTCGGCGTGCTGGGCATCACCGCCAGCGAGGAGTTCGGCGGCGCGGGCCTGGGCTACCTGGCCCACATCGTGGCGATGGAAGAGATCTCGCGCGCCTCCGCCAGCGTCGGCCTTTCCTATGCCGCGCATTCGAACCTGTGCGTGAACCAGATCCAGCGCAAGGGCAACGACGAGCAGCGCACCCGCTACTTGCCGCGCCTGATCAGCGGCGAGCATGTGGGCGCGCTGGCGATGAGCGAGCCAGACGCCGGCTCCGACGTGGTGAGCATGCGGCTCGCCGCCCGTCGCCGCAACGGCGACTACATCCTCAACGGCAGCAAGATGTGGATCACCAACGGCCCGGATGCGGACGTGCTGGTGGTCTATGCCAAGACCGACCCCGCCGCGGGCGCACGCGGCATCACCGCCTTCGTGGTCGAGAAGGGCATGCCGGGTTTCTCGGTCGCGCAGAAGCTCGACAAGCTGGGGATGCGCGGTTCGCACACCGGCGAGCTGGTGTTCACCGACTGCATCGTGCCGGGTGACCATGTGCTCGGTGGCGAGGGGCATGGCGTCGAGGTGCTGATGAGCGGCCTGGACTACGAACGCGCCGTACTCGCCGCCGGCCCGTTGGGCATCATGGCGGCCTGCATGGACGTGGTGTTGCCCTATGTGCATGAGCGCCAGCAGTTCGGCCAGGCGATCGGCGAGTTCCAGCTGATGCAGGGCAAGCTCGCCGACATGTATTCCACCTGGCAGGCCTGCCGCGCCTACGTGTATGCGGTGGGCGCGGCCTGCGACCGCGGCGAGCACAGCCGCAGCCTGCGCAAGGACGCCGCCGGCGCCATCCTCTACGCCGCGGAGAAGGCCACCTGGATGGCGGGCGAAGCGATCCAGACCCTGGGCGGCAACGGCTATGTGCAGGACTATCCGACCGGCCGCCTGTGGCGCGACGCCAAGCTCTACGAGATCGGCGCCGGCACCAGCGAGATCCGCCGCATGCTGATCGGCCGCGAGCTCTTCGAAGAAAGCCGCTGA
- a CDS encoding chromate transporter — protein MIRPGCAGLFRGFFAVGIRGFGGVLPWARRMLVEEHRWLSEREFVEVLSLGQVLPGPNIVNLAVVVGRRFAGPRGALCAFAGLMTAPLCIVLLLAELYRRGGDIALVHHALAGIAAAAAGLVLGTGARMALHMERRAWVIALALLTFGGVALLRLPLLGVLGVLAPLGIVCAVRDMWAERRA, from the coding sequence TTGATCCGTCCCGGATGCGCCGGTCTCTTCCGCGGCTTCTTCGCGGTGGGCATCCGCGGCTTCGGCGGCGTGCTGCCCTGGGCACGCCGCATGCTGGTCGAGGAGCACCGCTGGCTCTCCGAACGTGAGTTCGTCGAGGTGCTCTCGCTGGGACAGGTCCTGCCCGGCCCGAACATCGTCAATCTCGCGGTCGTCGTGGGCCGCCGCTTTGCCGGCCCGCGCGGCGCCCTCTGCGCCTTCGCCGGCCTGATGACGGCACCGCTGTGCATCGTGTTGCTGCTGGCCGAGCTGTACCGGCGCGGGGGCGACATCGCCCTGGTGCATCACGCCCTCGCGGGCATCGCCGCGGCGGCCGCCGGCCTGGTACTCGGCACCGGGGCACGCATGGCGCTGCACATGGAACGGCGCGCCTGGGTGATCGCGCTGGCTCTGCTTACCTTCGGCGGCGTGGCTTTGCTGCGCCTGCCGCTGCTCGGGGTGCTCGGCGTCCTGGCGCCGCTGGGCATCGTCTGCGCGGTGCGGGACATGTGGGCGGAGCGCCGCGCATGA
- a CDS encoding SDR family oxidoreductase — protein MAARLQGKTALITGASAGIGRASALALAGEGANIVITARRAERLQELAAKIVALGGKAEIVVGDVREEATAKACVARAIEAFGALDILVNNTGIGIYKNLADTTLADYEAMFDTNVRSTFLFTRHAVPHMIERKQGTILMISSMAGVYGFAGESVYCGTKFAQVGMAQALDKELRPHGIKVGAICPGGVKTEFALGTGRTEAIVEKSGWLEAEDVAGAVLLACTQSPGARIIEIQMRTMNEALC, from the coding sequence ATGGCTGCACGACTCCAGGGCAAGACCGCCCTCATCACCGGCGCTTCCGCCGGCATCGGCCGCGCCAGCGCGCTGGCGCTGGCCGGCGAGGGTGCCAACATCGTCATCACCGCGCGCCGCGCGGAACGCCTGCAGGAACTCGCCGCGAAGATCGTCGCGCTCGGCGGCAAGGCGGAGATCGTGGTCGGCGACGTGCGCGAAGAAGCCACCGCCAAGGCCTGCGTGGCCCGCGCGATCGAAGCCTTCGGCGCGCTCGACATCCTCGTGAACAACACCGGCATCGGCATCTACAAGAACCTCGCCGACACCACCCTGGCCGACTACGAGGCGATGTTCGACACCAACGTGCGCTCGACCTTCCTCTTCACCCGCCACGCCGTGCCACACATGATCGAACGCAAGCAGGGCACGATCCTGATGATCTCCTCCATGGCCGGCGTCTACGGCTTCGCGGGCGAGTCGGTCTATTGCGGCACCAAGTTCGCCCAGGTCGGCATGGCCCAGGCGCTGGACAAGGAGCTGCGCCCGCACGGCATCAAGGTTGGTGCGATCTGCCCGGGCGGCGTGAAGACCGAGTTCGCGCTGGGCACTGGCCGCACCGAGGCAATCGTCGAGAAGTCCGGTTGGCTGGAGGCCGAGGACGTGGCCGGCGCGGTGCTGCTCGCCTGCACCCAGTCCCCGGGCGCGCGGATCATCGAGATCCAGATGCGCACCATGAACGAGGCGCTTTGCTGA
- a CDS encoding Hsp70 family protein, translating to MSVSPARACGIDFGTSNSTVGWLRPEAGALIPLEDGKVTLPSAVFFNADEDTTCFGRAALAEYLDGYEGRLMRALKSLLGSSLIDGSTEVLGRQLSYRELLRQFIGELKTRAEGFAGRRFEAAVLGRPVHFVDDDEDADRRAQDTLGEIARSVGFTEIAFQFEPIAAAFHYEQDLAREELVLIVDIGGGTADFSIVRLSPERAKRVERREDLLANAGVHIGGTDFDRALSLAEVMPLLGMNSQKKSGIEIPSAPFFRLATWHLINFSYTRAAWNELQEIYRDAAERDKLDRLLNTVSQRDGHWLALQVEQAKIGLSGQECVSLELDRIARAPLAHTIDRAAMDAALAPLTTRVRDTVAQTLAGAGVPASRIDTVFFTGGSSGISLLRKQIAELLPDARAVEGDLFGSIGAGLAVEAARRFG from the coding sequence ATGTCTGTTTCTCCCGCCCGCGCCTGCGGCATCGACTTCGGCACCTCCAACTCCACCGTGGGCTGGCTGCGCCCGGAGGCCGGCGCACTGATTCCGCTGGAAGACGGCAAGGTCACCCTGCCCTCGGCCGTATTCTTCAACGCGGACGAGGACACGACCTGTTTCGGCCGCGCCGCGCTGGCCGAATACCTGGACGGCTACGAAGGCCGCCTGATGCGGGCGCTCAAGAGCCTGCTCGGCTCCAGCCTGATCGACGGCAGCACCGAAGTGCTGGGCCGCCAGCTCTCCTATCGCGAGCTGCTGCGCCAGTTCATCGGCGAGCTCAAGACCCGCGCGGAAGGCTTTGCCGGCCGCCGCTTCGAGGCGGCGGTGCTGGGCCGCCCGGTGCATTTCGTGGACGACGACGAGGACGCCGACCGCCGCGCCCAGGACACCCTGGGCGAGATCGCGCGCAGCGTGGGTTTCACCGAGATCGCCTTCCAGTTCGAGCCGATCGCCGCGGCCTTCCACTACGAACAGGACCTCGCCCGCGAAGAGCTGGTGCTGATCGTCGACATCGGCGGCGGTACCGCCGACTTCTCCATCGTACGGCTCTCGCCCGAACGGGCAAAGCGGGTCGAGCGGCGCGAGGACCTGCTCGCCAACGCCGGCGTGCATATCGGCGGCACCGATTTCGACCGCGCGCTCAGCCTCGCCGAGGTGATGCCGCTGCTGGGCATGAACAGCCAGAAGAAGAGCGGCATCGAGATCCCCTCCGCACCCTTCTTCCGGCTGGCGACCTGGCACCTGATCAACTTCAGCTACACCCGCGCGGCCTGGAACGAGCTGCAGGAGATCTACCGCGACGCCGCCGAGCGCGACAAGCTGGACCGCCTGCTCAACACCGTGAGCCAGCGTGACGGCCACTGGCTTGCGCTGCAGGTGGAACAGGCCAAGATCGGCCTTTCCGGACAGGAGTGCGTGAGCCTGGAGCTGGACCGCATCGCGCGCGCGCCGCTCGCACACACGATAGACCGCGCCGCCATGGACGCCGCCCTGGCGCCCCTGACCACGCGGGTGCGCGACACCGTGGCGCAGACGCTGGCCGGGGCCGGCGTGCCCGCGAGCCGCATCGACACGGTCTTCTTCACTGGCGGCTCGTCCGGCATCTCGCTCCTGCGCAAGCAGATCGCCGAGTTGCTGCCCGACGCCCGCGCGGTGGAGGGCGACCTTTTCGGCAGCATTGGCGCCGGCCTGGCGGTCGAGGCCGCGCGCCGCTTCGGCTGA
- a CDS encoding diguanylate cyclase, with amino-acid sequence MNPLFRSAWPACVCHVVWLVLFSLLLVPALGLPAYAASARGLQDLQRLVDATGGLDVDAARASAAWAPADAQPAPRYTRDAIWLRGSFVLPGDASGPLMEIDPPSLDVVDLWLYDATGRLVAHLRDGDERPGLRRYLDNRVPLLRLPVVPGERYEAVLRVAGEGLLDVRVSLWAREADFLAHERSFLMLYGGFFGALLVMALYNLFLAFGARLAQYRRYTFFTLAVCLFVASLNGMGPLYLWGGNAWVRAHMLCFAPNLAYLTAITFVLSYLEVRRHSLALYRITQVFFVAFSVLALASLVLTERELMPWLEAVALLLTIWALFVPIYLTLKGVRQAYFFLAAWLVLLAANFINALRPYGLVPTNAFTIYAQTYGFLIEALVLSLGLADLIKQERIQRERATDESLALTRTLQQQTQAMLNFQRETNESLERKVDERTRRLAETLAELEAANQQLESLVRTDPLTGLFNRRHLEPALDREIARARRQSRAAALFALDIDRFKSVNDRFGHPVGDLCLAAVAQVIRESCRRAGDMAVRLGGEEFVAWYPVTDRAGAALIAQELLDAVRALALHDASGAPFGVTISIGVALYEPGSGTSGDALVAQADGALYAAKRAGRDRAVFAEDLAPEPAS; translated from the coding sequence TTGAACCCCCTGTTCCGATCCGCCTGGCCAGCCTGTGTCTGCCACGTGGTCTGGCTCGTCCTGTTCAGCCTGTTGCTGGTGCCGGCCCTGGGCTTGCCCGCGTATGCGGCCAGCGCGCGGGGCTTGCAGGACTTGCAGCGCTTGGTGGACGCCACGGGCGGGCTCGACGTGGACGCGGCGCGCGCCAGTGCCGCGTGGGCCCCGGCGGACGCGCAGCCGGCGCCGCGCTACACCCGCGACGCCATCTGGCTGCGCGGAAGCTTCGTCCTGCCCGGCGACGCGTCCGGGCCGCTCATGGAAATCGACCCGCCGAGCCTGGACGTGGTGGATCTGTGGCTCTACGACGCGACCGGGCGCCTCGTTGCGCACCTGCGGGATGGTGACGAGCGGCCCGGCCTGCGGCGCTACCTGGACAATCGCGTGCCGCTGCTGCGACTGCCGGTAGTGCCGGGGGAGCGCTACGAGGCAGTGCTGCGGGTAGCGGGCGAGGGCCTGCTCGATGTCCGTGTCAGCCTATGGGCCCGTGAAGCGGACTTCCTCGCGCACGAGCGCAGCTTCCTGATGCTCTACGGCGGCTTCTTCGGCGCCTTGCTGGTGATGGCGCTCTACAACCTGTTCCTCGCCTTCGGCGCCCGCCTCGCCCAGTACCGCCGCTACACCTTCTTCACCCTTGCGGTGTGCCTCTTCGTGGCGAGCCTCAATGGCATGGGGCCGCTCTACCTGTGGGGCGGGAACGCCTGGGTGCGGGCCCACATGCTGTGCTTCGCGCCCAATCTCGCCTACCTGACGGCCATTACCTTCGTTCTCTCCTACCTGGAGGTGAGGCGGCACAGCCTGGCCCTCTACCGGATCACCCAGGTCTTCTTCGTGGCTTTCTCGGTGCTCGCGTTGGCGAGCCTCGTCCTGACCGAGCGCGAGCTGATGCCCTGGCTCGAGGCCGTTGCGCTGCTGCTCACCATATGGGCGCTGTTCGTACCCATCTATTTGACGCTCAAGGGCGTGCGCCAGGCCTACTTCTTTCTCGCAGCCTGGCTGGTCCTGCTGGCGGCCAACTTCATCAATGCCCTGCGTCCCTACGGCCTGGTGCCCACCAACGCCTTCACCATCTATGCGCAGACCTACGGATTCCTCATCGAGGCCCTGGTGCTCAGCCTGGGGCTGGCGGATCTCATCAAGCAGGAGCGCATCCAGCGCGAGCGGGCCACGGACGAATCCCTCGCCCTGACCAGGACCCTGCAGCAGCAGACCCAGGCCATGCTCAACTTCCAGCGCGAAACCAACGAGTCGCTCGAGCGCAAGGTCGACGAACGTACGCGCAGGCTGGCCGAGACCCTGGCCGAACTGGAAGCAGCCAATCAGCAGCTGGAGTCCCTGGTCCGCACGGACCCGCTGACCGGGCTCTTCAACCGTCGCCACCTGGAGCCGGCGCTGGACCGCGAGATCGCGCGTGCCCGTAGACAGTCACGCGCGGCGGCGCTGTTTGCCCTGGACATCGACCGTTTCAAGTCGGTGAACGACCGCTTTGGCCATCCGGTGGGCGACCTGTGCCTGGCCGCGGTGGCGCAGGTGATCCGGGAGAGCTGCCGTCGCGCGGGAGACATGGCGGTGCGCCTTGGCGGCGAGGAGTTCGTGGCCTGGTATCCGGTGACGGACCGGGCGGGGGCCGCCCTGATCGCGCAGGAGCTGCTCGACGCGGTGCGGGCACTGGCACTGCACGACGCCTCCGGTGCGCCCTTCGGCGTCACGATCAGCATCGGTGTCGCCCTCTACGAGCCCGGCTCGGGAACGAGCGGTGACGCGCTGGTCGCCCAGGCGGACGGCGCCCTCTACGCCGCCAAGCGCGCAGGCCGCGACCGGGCGGTGTTTGCCGAGGACCTGGCGCCCGAACCGGCCAGCTAA